A window of the Miscanthus floridulus cultivar M001 chromosome 14, ASM1932011v1, whole genome shotgun sequence genome harbors these coding sequences:
- the LOC136504906 gene encoding stress response protein NST1-like, whose protein sequence is MCTLCAVQRWSRRVATMLPWLVVPLIVIWAATQLLLPAAYRFEVTSPRLACVSVLLLTLFWYEILLPRLSLWRARRSARLREERRAHALELHKLRKTATRRCRNCSNPYKDQNPGGGKFMCSYCGHVSKRPVLDLNSAGKAPTGWPCAQDCGYWLDLRCSSGNNSSFLGFSWRLLSSFCSTAMRWLLRNIFRFTSSGDGEGLSIDGKRLAKRGENGGKAEESRTEKARRKAEEKRLARLEREMLEEEERKQREEMAKLVEECRKLRDEKAEAEERSKSATPVGEKDARKEAEKRHQERKKKEDKGSSKSNSDCEDIDRRLGRDGDRKRDFDRKSDLDRREGYKPHYIDSNNHSNRTGESRSKYFGRMTGGFLSSSRGFGGGSFFGRSAQAPAPQASKLSRPVVPATDQGNAIKRDVQHAATQATGKSATAGETRNAWTNFNRPVSPNVQPHPTGLKKSWHQLFSRSASVSPCPDVTTSAHDMIRKPEPNGAQINNAHTFLSQYPPLDYKPSSSQSMQFPGFPPLNGAPPSNPLPHFPAGHMPFYDDAESTLLEEPEQFEDPCYDPDAIALLGPVSESLDNFPPDLGCGFLSSDVMKESHGRPSPIESPLSRSRMAEEKPIKPPHSSVARGPGGSILPETSSEQGTWQMWSTPLVQESLGLQGPQSQWLRQNTNQFNHGANLFSSGGGAISSLGTGLNDSDPWLQKAPFQQLPPDTPSLFLSHEMPGKLHNDLVFGSPNKSAREHPFGPPGSLWPKEELALNGAQEGGGGHILSPSGAHVGGGVGLFSSASPDVQSLWSFNETFNEKESIE, encoded by the exons ATGTGTACGCTGTGCGCCGTGCAGCGCTGGTCGCGGCGCGTCGCCACCATGCTCCCGTGGCTCGTCGTCCCGCTCATCGTCATCTGGGCCGCCACCCAGCTGCTCCTCCCGGCCGCCTACCGCTTCGAGGTCACCTCCCCGCGCCTCGCCTGCGTCTCCGTCCTCCTTCTCACCCTCTTCTGGTACGAGATCCTCCTCCCGCGCCTCTCCCTCTGGCGCGCCCGCCGCTCCGCGCGCCTCCGCGAGgagcgccgcgcccacgccctcGAGCTCCACAAGCTCCGCAAGACCGCAACCCGGCGCTGCCGCAACTGCAGCAACCCGTACAAGGACCAGAACCCCGGCGGCGGTAAGTTCATGTGCTCTTACTGCGGCCATGTCTCTAAGCGCCCCGTGCTCGACCTCAATTCAGCCGGGAAGGCTCCCACCGGATGGCCTTGTGCTCAGGATTGTGGATATTGGCTGGACCTGCGCTGCTCCTCCGGCAATAACAGCTCCTTCTTGGGGTTCTCGTGGCGCTTGCTTTCGTCCTTTTGTTCGACAGCAATGAGGTGGTTATTGAGGAATATATTCAGATTTACATCCTCAGGGGATGGTGAGGGCTTGAGCATAGATGGTAAAAGGTTGGCAAAGAGAGGAGAGAATGGAGGAAAAGCCGAGGAGAGCAGGACCGAGAAGGCGAGAAGGAAGGCGGAAGAGAAGAGACTGGCAAGGCTGGAGAGGGAAATGCTGGAGGAGGAGGAAAGGAAGCAGCGAGAGGAGATGGCTAAGCTAGTAGAGGAATGCAGGAAGCTGAGGGATGAAAAAGCAGAGGCCGAGGAGCGGTCAAAAAGCGCTACCCCTGTTGGGGAGAAGGATGCTAGGAAGGAGGCAGAGAAGCGGCatcaggagaggaagaagaaagaggacaAGGGGTCAAGCAAGAGCAATTCAGATTGTGAGGACATTGATAGAAGATTGGGCCGAGACGGCGATAGGAAGCGAGACTTTGACAGAAAGAGTGACTTGGACAGGCGTGAGGGTTACAAGCCTCATTACATTGATTCTAACAATCACAGTAATAGAACAGGGGAGAGCAGATCGAAATACTTTGGCCGTATGACAGGTGGTTTCTTATCTTCTTCAAGAGGGTTTGGCGGTGGTTCCTTCTTTGGCAGAAGTGCTCAGGCCCCTGCCCCTCAAGCGAGCAAGCTTAGTAGACCTGTAGTTCCTGCAACTGACCAGGGTAATGCAATCAAAAGAGATGTCCAGCATGCAGCCACACAAGCTACAGGCAAATCTGCTACAGCTGGAGAAACTAGAAATGCATGGACTAATTTTAATCGACCT GTTAGTCCAAATGTGCAGCCACACCCTACTGGCCTTAAAAAGTCATGGCATCAGCTGTTTAGTCGTTCAGCATCAGTGTCCCCTTGTCCTGATGTTACAACTTCAGCTCATGATATGATTCGGAAGCCAGAACCAAATGGAGCTCAAATAAACAATGCTCATACATTTCTCTCTCAGTATCCTCCTCTGGACtacaagccaagttcaagccagTCCATGCAATTTCCAGGTTTTCCACCGCTTAATGGAGCACCTCCCAGTAACCCACTACCTCATTTTCCTGCTGGACATATGCCCTTCTATGATGATGCGGAATCAACACTGCTTGAAGAACCAGAGCAATTTGAGGACCCATGCTATGATCCAGATGCAATTGCATTACTTGGGCCAGTTTCAGAATCTCTAGATAACTTCCCTCCAGACTTAGGTTGTGGATTCCTCTCAAGTGACGTTATGAAAGAATCACATGGGAGGCCTTCACCAATTGAGTCTCCTCTCTCAAGATCTCGTATGGCTGAAGAAAAGCCTATCAAGCCCCCGCACTCATCAGTTGCAAGAGGTCCTGGTGGTTCCATTCTGCCTGAGACTAGCAGTGAACAAGGCACATGGCAAATGTGGAGCACACCATTGGTTCAGGAAAGTTTAGGTCTGCAAGGTCCTCAGAGTCAGTGGCTTCGGCAAAACACAAATCAATTCAACCATGGTGCCAACCTTTTCAGCAGTGGAGGTGGAGCAATAAGTTCCCTGGGTACTGGTTTGAATGACAGTGATCCATGGCTGCAGAAAGCACCTTTCCAGCAATTGCCACCTGATACACCAAGCCTGTTCCTTTCACATGAAATGCCTGGAAAATTACACAACGACTTGGTTTTTGGGTCTCCAAACAAATCAGCCCGCGAACACCCCTTTGGGCCGCCTGGTTCTTTGTGGCCCAA